TGCCGGGCCGTGCGGACCAGGTGGTCGACGACGATCGGCAGCCGCAGCGCCGGGACGAGCGGGCGACCCGGGCCGCCGGCGTTCGCCCGGACCGCCGCGACGACGTACCGGTCGGCGTACTCGGTCTTCGCGTCGACCACCACGGCGTCCACCGCACCGGCGGCCCGCATCCGGTCCCGCACGGCGTCGACCTCGCGGGACCGACCGCCGAGGTCGACCACCAGGGCCAGGACCTCGTGGTCGACGGCGAAGTGCTCGACGGCTGCCGCCGGGTCCACCCCGGCGGAGCAGGCGACGACGATGCGATCGGTCACGGGACTCCAGTCGAGCGGGGTCAGGCGGCCGGGCTGCCGGTCGCGTTCGCGGCCAGGAGCCAGGCGAGCAGGGCCTTCTGCGCGTGCAGCCGGTTCTCCGCCTCGTCCCAGATGATGCTGCGCGGCCCGTCGATGACCTCGGCGGTCACCTCGAACCCGCGGTCTGCCGGCAGGCAGTGCAGGAACACGGCGTCGTCGGCGGCGTGCCCCATCAGCTCGTCGTCCACCCGGTAGCCCGCGAAGGTGTCGAGTCGGGACTGCTTCTCGTCCTCCTTGCCCATCGACACCCACGTGTCGGTGACCACGACGTCGGCGCCGGCGACCGCCGCCACCGGGTCGGTGACGACCAGGACGGAGCCACCGGTCTCGGCCGCACGACGCTCGGCGTCGGCGACGACCGTGGCGTCGGGGCTGAACGCCGCCGGAGCGGCGACGCGGACGTGCATGCCCGCGGTCGCTCCCGCGAGCAGGTACGACTGCGCCATGTTGCTCGCGCCGTCGCCGATGAACGCCACGGTCTGCCCGGCGAGGGTGCCGCGGTGCTCGCGGATCGTGAGCAGGTCGGCGAGGAGCTGGCACGGGTGGAAGTCGTCCGACAGGGCGTTGACGACCGGGACGCGGGTGCCCGCCGCCATCTCCTCGAGTCCGGACTGGGCGTAGGTGCGCCAGACGATCGCTGACACCATGCGCTCGAGCACGCGGGCGGTGTCCGACGGGGTCTCCTTGCCGCCGAGCTGGCTGTTCGCCGTCGTGATCACGAGCGGGCTGCCGCCGAGGTCGGAGATCCCGACGTGGAAGGACACCCGGGTGCGGGTGGACGACTTGTCGAAGATCACCGCGACGGTCTGCGGCCCGGCGAGGGGCTTCTCGCCCCAGCGGTCACCCTTCATCTGGGCGGCGAGGTCGAGGATCGCGGACTGCTCGGCCTGGGTCAGGTCGTCGTCACGGAGGAAGTGGCGGGTCATGCGGAGGTCTCCTGCTCGGCGGCGACGGCCGCGAGGCTCTGGCCGAGGATCGACACGAACTCGTCGATCTCGGCGTCGGACACGATGAGCGGCGGCGCGATGCGCAGGCTCGACTCGTTCGGGGCGTTGATGATGAGGCCGCGCTCGAGGGCGGCGGCGTTGACGGCGGGGCCGACGGGCGCGGTCAGGCCGACGCCGACGAGCAGGCCCGTGCCCCGGACCTCCTGCACCAGCGGCGAACCGAGGGCCGCGATGCCGGCACGGATGCGCTCGCCCTTGGTGACCGCGCCGGCCACCAGGTCGGCGCGCTCGATCTCCTCGAGCACCGCGTTCGCGACGCGGGTGCCGAGCGGGTTGCCGCCGAAGGTCGAGCCGTGCTGGCCGGCCGAGAACAGCTCGGACGCCCAGCCGAAGGTCACGAGGGCGCCGATCGGGAACCCACCGGCGATGCCCTTCGCGATCGTGACGGCGTCCGGCGTGAACCCGTGGCCCTGGAAGGTGAACCAGTTGCCGGTGCGGCCGACCCCGGTCTGGATCTCGTCGAGGATGAACAGCGCGCCGTGCTCCTCGGTCAGGCGACGCGCGGCCTGCAGGAAGCCCTCGGGCAGGTCGACCACGCCGGCCTCGCCCTTGATCGGCTCGAGGATGAGCGCGGCGACGGTGTCGTCGACGGCCGCCTCGAGCGCCTCGACCGTCGAGTCGATGTGCTCGACGCCGGCGATCATCGGCAGGAAGTCCTCCTGCAGCGCGGGCTTGCCGGTGAGCGCGAGCGCACCCATCGTCCGGCCGTGGAAGCCCTGCTTCAGCGCGAGGATCCGGGTCTTGCGACCGTCCGCACCCTTGTTCAGCCGCGCGAGCTTGAACGCGGCCTCGTTCGCCTCGGCGCCGGAGTTGCCGAAGTACACGCGGCCGGCATCCCCCGCGCCCGTGATGCGCTTGAGCCGCTCGGCGAGCTCGAGCTGCGGCGGCGTCGCGAAGTAGTTCGAGACGTGCACGAGCTTCGCCGCCTGGTCGGCGACGGCCTCGACGAGGGCCGGGTGGGCGTGACCGAGTGAGTTCACCGCGATGCCGGCCAGGAAGTCGAGGTACTCGTTGCCGTCGACGTCCCACACGCGGCAGCCCTGACCGTGGTCGAGCATGATCTTCGGCGGGGTCAGGGATCGCATGAGCGACGCCCCGAACCGGTCGTTCCAGGTCTGGGTGTGCGTCTCGGTGCTCACTGCTCGTTCCCCTTCTGCGTCGTGGCGGTGTCGGTGACGGTGGTGTCGGTGACTGTGGCGTCGGTCGCCGCGTGTCGGCCCGGGTCCGCCGCGGACTCGGGCACCCGTCGGCCGACCTCGGCGTGGGTGTTCTGGTTCTCGGTGCGACGGCTCGGGTCCGGGATCACCTCGGTGCCCGCACCGCGCAGGGTGAAGACCTCGAGCAGGATCGAGTGCGGGATCCGCCCGTCGATGATCGTCGCGCCGCCGACCCCGCCGACCACGGCGTCGAGGCACGCGGTCATCTTCGGGATCATCCCCGACTCGAGGCTCGGCAGCAGCGCCCGGAGCTCGTCGACCGCGATCAGGTCGATGATCGAGTCGCGGTCCGGCCAGTTGCGGTAGAGGCCGGGGACGTCCGTCAGCATCATGAGCTTGGCGGCACCGAGCGCGATGGCCAGCGCACCGGCCGCGGCATCGGCGTTGACGTTCAGCGCCTGGTCCGGGTGGGCGTCGTCGATCGCGATGCTCGACACGATCGGGATGCGTCCGGCCTCGATCGCCGCGAGGACGTCGGACGGGTCGACGTGCGTGATGTCACCGACGTGGCCGAGGTCGAAGTACTCGCCGTCGACGACGACGCCCTTCTTCTCACCGGTGAACAGCGAGCCGCCGTCGCCGGAGACGCCGACGGCCAGACCGTCACCGTGCTCGTTGACGAGGTCGACGATCTCGCGGTTGACCTCGCCGGCGAGCACGTCGCGGACGACCGTGATCGCCTCGGTCGTCGTCACGCGGTAGCCACCGCGGAACTCGGACGCGATGCCCTGTTCCTTCAGCGCCGCCGAGATCTGCGGCCCACCGCCGTGCACCACGACCGGGTGGAGTCCCGCGTAGCGCAGGTAGACCATGTCCTCGGCGAACGCCCGCTTCAGGTCGTCGTTCACCATGGCGTTGCCGCCGAACTTCACGACGACGGTCTTGCCCGAGAACCGCTTCAGCCACGGCAGGGACTCGATGAGCGTCGCGGCCTTGACGGCGGCGAGCTCGTGCTCTTCTTCCTTGGTCAGGTCGTCGCTCATCAGCTGGAGTACGCGCTGTTCTCGTGGACGTAGTCGTGCGTCAGGTCGTTCGTCAGGATCGTCGCCGCGTGCACGCCGACCCCGAGCTCGATCAGGACGTGGGTGTCGCGCGGCGTCAGGTCGACCTCGTCGATCGGCCGGTCCGGGGCACCGGCGTGGCAGACGCGGACGCCGTTCATGCTGACGTCGACCGCGTACGGGTCGAACTCGGCGTCGGTGGTCCCGATCGCCGCCAGCACGCGGCCCCAGTTCGGGTCGTTGCCGAAGACCGCGGCCTTGAACAGGTTGTTCCGGGCGACGCTGCGCCCGACCGTGACGGCCTCGTCCTCGGACACCGCGCCGGTGACCTCGATCGTGATGTCGTGGCTCGCGCCCTCGGCGTCCTGCTGGAGCTGCCGGGCGAGGTCCGCGCACACCGCGGTCAGTGCCTCCTGGAAGTCGCCGACCTCGGGGGTCACCCCGCTCGCACCGGAGGACAGCAGCACGACGGTGTCGTTGGTCGACATGCAGCCGTCCGAGTCGACGCGGTCGAAGGTCACGCGGGTCGCCGCGCGGAGCGCCTGGTCGAGCTGCTCCGCGGTCTGCACGGCGTCGGTCGTGATGACGACGAGCATCGTCGCGAGCCCGGGGGACAGCATGCCGGCGCCCTTGGCCATGCCGCCGACCGTCCAGCCGTCCTCGGTCACGACGGACTGCTTCGGCGTCGTGTCCGTGGTCATGATCGCGACCGCAGCGTCGGGGCCGCCGTCGGCCGCCAGCGCGGCGCTGGCCAGGTCGACACCGCGCAGCACGCCGTCACGGAACGTCTGGTCACCGCGGCCGATCAGGCCCGTCGAGCAGACGACGACGTCGCCGGCACCGATGCCGAGCGCGGCACCCACCGCCTCCGCCGTCATGTGCGTGGTCTGGAAGCCGAAGGGTCCGGTGAAGCAGTTCGCGCCGCCGGAGTTGAGCACCACGGCCCGGGCGACACCGTCGCCGACGACCTGGCGCGACCAGATCACCGGGTGCGCCTGGGCGCGGTTGCTGGTGAACACGGCGGCCGCGGTCGCGTCGGGGCCGTCGTTCACCACGAGGGCGACGTCGGGCTTCCCGCTCGTCTTGAGTCCGGCGGTGACGCCGGCCGCGCGGAAGCCCGCAGCGGCGGTCACGCCCTGGAGGCCCGTGTCGGGCTGGTCCGTCGAGGTCTCGTCGGTCACGGTGCGACTCCGTCCACGCTGAGGCCGAGGGTCTCGGGGAAGCCCAGGGCGATGTTGGCCGACTGCACGGCCGCGCCGGCGGTGCCCTTGGCCAGGTTGTCGAGGGCGCTCACGGCGACCACCCGGCCCGCGGCCTCGTCCACGGCGATGCCGACGAGCGCGGTGTTCGCGCCGACGGTGTCCGCGGTGCGGGGGAACTCGCCCTCCGGGAGCAGGTGCACGAAGGGCTCGTCGGCGTAGGCCTGTTCCCAGGCGATCCGGACGTCGCGCGCGCTGACCCCGGGCGAGAGCCTGGCGGTCGTCGTCGCGAGGATGCCGCGCGACATCGGCACGAGCACGGGCGTGAACGAGATCCGGACGTCACCGGCCCCCGCTGCCACGAGGTTCTGCTGGATCTCCGGGATGTGCCGGTGGGTGCCGCCGACCGCGTAGGCGCTCGCGGAGCCCATGATCTCCGAGGCGAGGTAGGTCGTCGCGAGCTTCTTGCCGGCTCCGCTCGGCCCGACGCTCAGCACCGCGACGAGGTCGTCCGTCTCGACGAGCCCGGCCTGGACACCCGGCTGGATCCCGAGCGTCACCGCCGTGACGTTGCAGCCCGGCACCGCGATCCGCTTCGTCGCCGCGAGCTCGGTGCGCTGCCGCCCGAGGCCCGCGATGTCGTCGACGTCCCGCCACTCCTCCGCCGTCCCGGGCGCCGGCGCGGCGTGCAGCAGCTCCGGCAGGCCGTAGGTCCACGCGCCGTGGTGCTCGCCGCCGTAGAACGCGTCCCACGCAGCCGGGTCCGTGAGCCGGTGGTCCGCGCCGCAGTCGACGACGAGGGTGTCCTCGTCGAGCTCGGCGGTGATCGCCCCGGACTGCCCGTGCGGCAGCGCGAGGAACACCACGTCGTGTCCGCGCAGGGTCGCCGCCGTCGTCTCGACCAGCGTCAGGTGTGCCAGCGACCGCAGGTGCGGCTGCGTCGCGATGAGCGGCTGCCCCGCGTTCGAGAAGGCCGTCACCGTCCTGACGTCGAACTCTGGGTGGGCGGCGAGCACGCGCAGGAGCTCTCCGCCCGCGTAGCCGGAGGCTCCCGCCACGGCGACGGATACGGACATGGGTTCCACCTTTGGTCGGACTGGTCGTCGAGAGAGTCGGAGGCGGCGGCCCCGGGCGGTGCTGATCCGGTGGATCAGTCGCGCAGGGTCGCCCCGAATCGCTCGCCGGCACGTCGGACGGCGCCGTCACGGGCCTCGGAGGCCTCGGCAGCGGTCAGCGTGCGGTCCGTGGCGCGGAAGCGCAGCGCGAACGTCAGGGACTTCTGTCCCTCGTCCACGCCCCTGCCCCGGTAGTCGTCCACGAGCCGAGCATACTCCAGCAGCTCTCCGGCGCCAGAGCGGACGACCTCCAGCACGTCACCCGCCGGGACGTCGACCGCGACCACGAGGGAGAGGTCCTGCGTCGCCGCCGGGTAGGACACGATCGGCGCCACCGACACGAGCTCCGGTGCCGCGGCGACCAGGGCGTCGAGGTCGAGCTCGACGACGGCGACGACGCGCGGCAGCACCGCGGCCTCGGTGAGGACGGGCAGCAGCTCACCGGCGACACCGACGACGGTGTCACCGACGAGCAGCGCGGCCGCACGCCCCGGGTGCAGGGACGGGTGGCTCGTCTGTGCGACCCGGAGCTCCACACCGACCGCCCAGGCGACGGCCCGGGCGACGTCGAGCGCGTCCGCGATGCCGTAGGGCTCCGGCTGCACGCCGGGCTGCTTCACGACGCGGTTGCCGGTCAGCAACGCCGAGACGTGGAACGGCTGCGGCGGGAGCGACGCGTCGAGCACACCGAGGGTGTCGGGGTCGGGCCGCTCGGCGCCGGCGGGCACGGCGTCGGTGCCGAGCTGCACGTCCGTCGTCGGCAGGAACACGCGCGAGGTCTCGTACAGGGCGACGTCGACGAGGCCGCGGGACACGTTGCGGCGGGCGGCGTCGACGAGCGCGGGGAGCCCGCTGCGACGGAGCAGCGACTGCTCGCTGTCCAGCGCGTTCGCGAGCACGACGCTCGGACCACCGTCGCCGTCGATGCCCGGGTAGGCGTCCTGCGTGGTCTGCGAGACGAACGGCGCGGTGACGACCTCGACGAGGCCGTCCGCTGCGAGGGCGGCGGACACGCGCCGACGGGCCTGCTGGTGCCGGGTCAGACCGCGTCCGGGCGGGGCGATCGGCAGCACGCTCGGGATGCGGTCGTAGCCGACGATGCGGGCCACTTCCTCGACCAGGGTGGTGTCGTCGGTCAGGTCCGGTCGCCAGGACGGCGGCGTGACGACGAGCACCTCGCCGTCGACGTCCACCGTCGCACCGATGGCGCGCAGCGTGTCGATGACCTCGGCGTCGGTGTACTCGACACCGACGAGGTCGGCAGGCCGCGACGCCCGCATCGTGATCGTCGGGCGGGGCTCGGCGTCGACGAGCGTGGAGCCGAGGGTGTCCGCCGTGCCGCCCGCGAGCTCGACGAGGAGCTCGACGGCACGGTTCGCAGCGGCCTCGGCCACGAGCGGGTCGACCCCGCGTTCGAAGCGCTTCGAGGCCTCGCTCGGCAGCTTGTGCCGGCGGGCCGTCCGGGCGATCGATACCTGGTCGAAGCCGGCGGCCTCGATCAGCACGTCGGTCGTCGTGTCCGAGATCTCGGTGCGTGCACCGCCCATCACGCCGGCGAGACCGACGGGGCCGTCGTCGTCGGTGATGACGAGGTCCTCGGGGTCGAGCGCGCGGGTCGTGTCGTCGAGGGTGACGAGGGTCTCCCCCACCGCCGCGCGACGCACGCCGAGGCCACCGCGGACCTTCGCCAGGTCGTAGCCGTGCAGGGGCTGGCCGAGCTCGAACATGACGTAGTTCGTGATGTCGACGGGCAGCGAGATCGAGCGGACGCCGGCCAGCGCCAGGCGGGAGACCATCCACGCCGGGGTCGTCCGGGTCGGGTCGATGCCACGGACGACGCGGGTGACGAAGGTGCGCGCGCCGACACGGCCGCGGACCGGGGCCCGGTCGTCGATCGTGACGCGGAACCCCTCGCCCGAGCGGGGCGTCACACGCGCCGCCGGGTCGCGGAAGCCGGCACCGGTGGCGTGCGCGTACTCGCGGGCGACGCCGCGCATGCTCATCACGTACCCGCGGTCCGGCGTCACGTTGATCTCGACCGCGGCGTCGTCGAGGCCGAGCAGCGCGATCGCGTCGGCCCCGACCTCGGGGTCCATGCCGAGGTCGGCGAAGCGCAGGATGCCGTCGTGCTCGTCGCCGAGGCCGAGCTCACGGGCCGAGGCGATCATGCCGTCGGACACGTGGCCGTACGTCTTGCGCGCGGCGATCGGGAACGGCCCGGGCAGCACGGCGCCGGGCAGCGTCACGACGACGAGGTCGCCCACGTCGAAGTTGTGCGCACCGCAGACGATGCCGCGGGGCTCGGACTCGCCCACGTCGACCTGGCACCAGTTGATCGTCTTGCCGTTCTTCTGCGGCTCGGGCTCGCGCTCGAGCACGCGGCCGACGACGATCGGGCCGGTGAGGTCGTAGGTGTGGACGTCCTCTTCCTCGAAGCCCACCGACACGAGGGCCGCGTGGACGTGCTCGAGGGAGACGTCGTCGGGCAGGTCGACGGACTCGCCGAGCCAACGGAGTGGGACGCGCATCAGACCACCGTTCCGAACTGCTGCGAGAAGCGGATGTCGCCCTCGAGGAAGTCACGCATGTCGTTCAGGCCGTTGCGGAACTGCAGGGTCCGCTCGATGCCCATCCCGAACGCGAAGCCCTGGTACTCGTCCGGGTCGATGCCGGCCGCACGCAGGACGTTGGGGTTCACCATGCCGCAGCCGCCCCACTCGACCCACCGCGCGCCGCCCTTGGCGTTCGGCTGCCAGACGTCCATCTCGGCGCTGGGCTCGGTGAACGGGAAGTAGTTCGGACGCAGGCGGATCTGCGCCCCGGCGCCGAAGACCTGGCGCGCGAAGTGCTCGAGCGTGCCGCGGAGGTGCGCCATCGTCAGGCCCTTGTCGATCGCGATGCCCTCGACCTGGGTGAAGACCGGCAGGTGCGTGGCGTCGAGCTCGTCCGCGCGGTACACGCGTCCCGGGGCGATCACGTAGAGCGGCAGCTCCCGGGACAGCAGGGAGCGCACCTGCACCGGGGAGGTGTGCGTGCGCATGACCAGGTGCCGGTCGACCGGCTCGACGAAGATCGTGTCGGCCATCGCCCGTGCGGGGTGGTCCGGGTCGAAGTTCAGCGCGTCGAAGTTGAACCACTCGTGCTCGAGCTCGGGGCCCTCCGCCACCTCCCACCCCATGCCGACGAAGATGTCGGCGACGGTCTCGTTGAGGACCGAGAGCGGGTGGCGGGAGCCCGGCGCCCGACGGACCGGCAGTGCGGTGACGTCGACGCGCTCGGCCTCGAGCCGGGCGCGTTCCTCGGCCTCGGCGAGGACGGACTCCTGCTCGGCGACGGCGGCGTTGACCCGACCGCGCGCCTGGCCGACGAGCTTGCCGGCCTCGGCCTTCTGCTCCTTCGGCACGCTGCGCATCGACGCGTTCATCCGCGCGAGCGTCGACTGCTCGCCCGTGTGCTCCGCCCTGGCCTGCTTCAGCTCGGCCACGGTCGTCGTCGCGCGGACCGCGGCGAGGGCCCGGTCGACCGCGTCGGCGACGGCCGCTTCGCTGATCTCGAGGTGTTCTGACACGAGGCCCAAGCCTACCGGCCCCCGGGATACCGCCGTCCTGCACTGGACGGACGGTGGAAGAGCAGGACGGGTCAGCGCGCTGTGGAGGAGGACGCCACCCGCTGCGCGAACGCCGACTCGTACAGGCAGACGGACGCGGCCGTCGCCAGGTTCATCGACTCGGCCCGACCGTAGATCGGGACCTTCACGGCCCGGTCGACGAGCGCCAGGTCCTCGGATGTGAGGCCCCGGGCCTCGTTGCCGAAGACCCACGCGGTCGGCCCGTCGAGCATGCCGTCGGCCCGGACGTCCGGCAGGTCGTCGCCGGAGACGTCGGCCGCGAGGACCGTGTACCCGAGGGCCTTCGCGCGTGTGACGGCGTCGGCGAGCGTCACGCCCACCGAGACCGGCACGTGGAACAGCGAACCCGTGGTGGACCGCACCACCTTCGGGTTGTAGGGGTCGACCGAACGACCGGTCAGCACGACCGCGTCAGCGCCCGCCGCGTCGGCGGCGCGGATGATCGTGCCGGCGTTCCCCGGGTCCCGGACCTGCTCGAGGATCGCGACCAGCCCGGGCAGCGTGCCGTCCGTGGCGGACGCGCCCTGCGCCTCCAGGCCGGGTCCGGCGTCCGGGAAGACGTCCTTCACCGACGTCGGGAACTGCTGGCACACCGCGACGACCCCCTGCGGCGTGACGGTGTCCGCCATCGTGTCGAGCACCTGCTCGGTGACGAACCACGTGTCGACCGGTGCGTCGTCGAGCCCGTACCGTGCGGCGGCGGTCGGCGTCACGTAGAGCTCGCGGAGCAGCTCCGGGCGGTACTCGATCGCCTCGCGCACGGCCTGCGGGCCCTCGAGCAGGAAGAGTCCGGTGTCGGCACGGACGTCCTTCTTGGCGAGTGCCGCGACGGCCTTGACGCGTCCGGACTTCGGGTTCTCGAGGAGATCGCTCACGCGTCAAGTGTCGCAGCATGCACGAAGCCCCCGCTCCGTGGACGGAACGGGGGCTTCGGGAGCTGGCGTGACTACGCGGCCTTGGGGGCCGAGGTGTCGGCCGGCAGGGCCTTCTTGGCGGTCTCGACGAGCGCCGCGAACGTCTCGGGGTTGTTCACCGCGAGGTCCGCGAGGATGCGACGGTCGACCTCGACGCCGGCCAGGGAGAGGCCCTGGATGAGGCGGTTGTAGGTCAGGCCGTTCGCACGCGACGCGGCGTTGATGCGCTGGATCCACAGGCGACGGAACTCGCCCTTCTTCGCGTGACGGTCACGGTACGCGTAGACGAGGGAGTGGGTGACCTGCTCCTTCGCCTTGCGGTACAGGCGCGAACGCTGGCCGCGGTAGCCCTCGGCGCGCTCGAGGATGACGCGACGCTTCTTGGCGGCGTTGACCGCTCTCTTGACACGTGCCATTGATCTGTTCCTTTACGTTCCGCCGGCTCAGTGGCCGAGAAGCTTCTTGACGTTCTTGGCGTCGGCCTTCGCGAGGACCTGGTCCTCGTTGAGGCGGGCCTTGCGCTTGGCGCTCTTGACCTCGAGGTTGTGACGCATACCGGCCTGCTGCTTCATGATCTTGCCGCTGCCGGTGACCTTGAAGCGCTTCTTCGACCCGGAGTGGGTCTTCTGCTTGGGCATCGTGGTGCCTTTCCGTGGGGTGGGTGGGGAGCCGCGTCGTCGCGGGGTGGTCCGGGGAGGACCTATTCGGCGGGAGCCTCGGCCGGCGCGGACTCGGTGGCCTCGTCGGCCTCCTTGCCCTTCGCCGCGTGCTCCGACGCACGACGCTCGGCCTTCTGCGCAGCACGCTTCGCGTTCTGCTCGCCCTTGACGTCGGACTTGTTCTTGAGGGGGGCGATGATCATCGTCATGTTGCGGCCGTCCTGGGTCGGACGCGACTCGACGACGCCGAACTCGGCGATCTCCTCGGCGAACTTCTGGAGGAGACGGACGCCCTGCTCCGGACGCGACTGCTCGCGCCCACGGAAGAGGATCATCGCCTTCACCTTGTCGCCGCCGAGGAGGAAGCCCTCGGCGCGCTTGCGCTTGGTCTCGTAGTCGTGCACGTCGATCTTCAGGCGGAACCGGACCTCCTTGAGGTCGGTGTTCACCTGGTTGCGGCGCGCTTCCTTGGCCTTCTGCGCTGCCTCGTACTTGAACTTGCCGTAGTCCATGATCTTGGCCACGGGCGGCTTCGAGTTCGGGGCGACCTCGACCAGATCCAGTTCGGCTTCCTGCGCGAGACGCAGAGCCATGGCGATCGGGACAACGCCGACCTGCTCACCCTGGGGGCCGACGAGTCGGACCTCGGGAACGCGGATTCGGTCGTTGGTGCGGGGATCGGTGATGCGGAGCTCCTTCAATCAAGTGGTGGCCGTCCGGCGCTGCTGCGCTGGACGACGGCACGAGAGAGGAGATCTGACGCACGGATCGGAACCCGTTCGGCAGCCGCCCGACACCGGCCCCGCGGGGCTGGCCTGCCGGGACGCGGTGCGGTCTGACGATCGCACTGCTGACCCGGCGGAGCGGTTGGGACCCGGTAGCCTGTGGTGCACGGCCGCGGGTGGGAGAGACTCCTCTTCTACGACGCCGTCCGGGGCTCGGTCCGACTCCTGTGGAGACGATCTGGGCACACGGGCAGCATCTGCCGCCGATGAGTCTAGCAGAGGAGCACCGTGCCCGACACCCCCGAGAACGACACCCCGCAGGTCACGCAGGACGAGACCGCAGCCGGCGGCGAGGCCCGCGACATCGCCGAGGTGCCCGCGGTCGAGCTCATCAACACCGTCGCCGTGCACCTGCTCAGCGCAGCCGCCGTGAAGGTGGGGCTCGCCGACGACCCGCAGGAGCAGACCGACCTCGACGAGGCGCGGAAGCTCATCACGGCCCTCGCCGGGCTCGTGACGGCAGCGGCCACCGAGATCGGCGACCACCACGCCCGTCCGCTCCGCGACGGACTGCGCTCGGTCCAGCTCGCGTTCCGCGAGGCGTCGAGCATCCCGGACGCGCCGGGCAAGGGGCCGGGCGAGAAGTACACGGGCCCCGTCAACTGACGACGACGGTCGTCGTCACCACGTGACGGACGGGAGGCGCGGTGTCGGCCGGCACCGCGCCTCCCGTCCGTCAGCGGGTCACGCCGGGGGTCGGAGGATCAGGCCGCGCCGTCCGCCGCCAGCCGCGCGACCGCAGCCAGCGGGATGCCGGCCCAGTCGGGCCGGTTCCGCGTCTCGTAGACCACCTCGTACACGGCCTTGTCGAGCTCGAACGCGTCGAGCAGTGCGCGGTGGTCGGTCAGGTCGTCACCGGTCCCCCGGCGGTACCCGTCGAGGAACGCCTGCCGTGCCGCCTGCGCCCAGGCACCCGCGTCGACGAACTCGGCGTCGTGCGCGAGCGCGCCGGCGACGTAGTCGAAGGACCGGAGCATCCCGGCGACGTCGCGGAGCGTCGAGTCGGGCAGCGACCGCTCGGCGAGCGGGCGGAGCGGCTCGCCCTCGAAGTCGAGGAACACCCACCCTCGGGGCTCGGGCGCGGCGAGCACCTGCCCGAGGTGCAGGTCACCGTGGATGCGCTGCAGGTCCGGCCAGTGCGACGCGGCGGCACGGTCGTACACGGCACGGATCGCGTCGACGTGCGGCTCGACGGTCGGGGCCTCGCGCACGGCGGCGTCGAGCCGGCCGCGCATCGTCGCGATCGCAGCGTCCCGTCGTGCATCGTCGGCGGGCTCGGTCGGCAGGGCGGTGGCGAGCGTGCGGTGCACCTCGGCGAGCGCCTCGCCGAGCGCGGCGGCCTGCTCGTCCCACGGGGTGCCGGTCCTGGCGTCGCGGAGGGCCACGCGCCAGGCGTCCTCGAGGCC
The sequence above is drawn from the Curtobacterium sp. MR_MD2014 genome and encodes:
- the argF gene encoding ornithine carbamoyltransferase, producing MTRHFLRDDDLTQAEQSAILDLAAQMKGDRWGEKPLAGPQTVAVIFDKSSTRTRVSFHVGISDLGGSPLVITTANSQLGGKETPSDTARVLERMVSAIVWRTYAQSGLEEMAAGTRVPVVNALSDDFHPCQLLADLLTIREHRGTLAGQTVAFIGDGASNMAQSYLLAGATAGMHVRVAAPAAFSPDATVVADAERRAAETGGSVLVVTDPVAAVAGADVVVTDTWVSMGKEDEKQSRLDTFAGYRVDDELMGHAADDAVFLHCLPADRGFEVTAEVIDGPRSIIWDEAENRLHAQKALLAWLLAANATGSPAA
- a CDS encoding acetylornithine transaminase, producing MSTETHTQTWNDRFGASLMRSLTPPKIMLDHGQGCRVWDVDGNEYLDFLAGIAVNSLGHAHPALVEAVADQAAKLVHVSNYFATPPQLELAERLKRITGAGDAGRVYFGNSGAEANEAAFKLARLNKGADGRKTRILALKQGFHGRTMGALALTGKPALQEDFLPMIAGVEHIDSTVEALEAAVDDTVAALILEPIKGEAGVVDLPEGFLQAARRLTEEHGALFILDEIQTGVGRTGNWFTFQGHGFTPDAVTIAKGIAGGFPIGALVTFGWASELFSAGQHGSTFGGNPLGTRVANAVLEEIERADLVAGAVTKGERIRAGIAALGSPLVQEVRGTGLLVGVGLTAPVGPAVNAAALERGLIINAPNESSLRIAPPLIVSDAEIDEFVSILGQSLAAVAAEQETSA
- the argJ gene encoding bifunctional glutamate N-acetyltransferase/amino-acid acetyltransferase ArgJ; translated protein: MTDETSTDQPDTGLQGVTAAAGFRAAGVTAGLKTSGKPDVALVVNDGPDATAAAVFTSNRAQAHPVIWSRQVVGDGVARAVVLNSGGANCFTGPFGFQTTHMTAEAVGAALGIGAGDVVVCSTGLIGRGDQTFRDGVLRGVDLASAALAADGGPDAAVAIMTTDTTPKQSVVTEDGWTVGGMAKGAGMLSPGLATMLVVITTDAVQTAEQLDQALRAATRVTFDRVDSDGCMSTNDTVVLLSSGASGVTPEVGDFQEALTAVCADLARQLQQDAEGASHDITIEVTGAVSEDEAVTVGRSVARNNLFKAAVFGNDPNWGRVLAAIGTTDAEFDPYAVDVSMNGVRVCHAGAPDRPIDEVDLTPRDTHVLIELGVGVHAATILTNDLTHDYVHENSAYSS
- a CDS encoding N-acetyl-gamma-glutamyl-phosphate reductase, whose amino-acid sequence is MSVSVAVAGASGYAGGELLRVLAAHPEFDVRTVTAFSNAGQPLIATQPHLRSLAHLTLVETTAATLRGHDVVFLALPHGQSGAITAELDEDTLVVDCGADHRLTDPAAWDAFYGGEHHGAWTYGLPELLHAAPAPGTAEEWRDVDDIAGLGRQRTELAATKRIAVPGCNVTAVTLGIQPGVQAGLVETDDLVAVLSVGPSGAGKKLATTYLASEIMGSASAYAVGGTHRHIPEIQQNLVAAGAGDVRISFTPVLVPMSRGILATTTARLSPGVSARDVRIAWEQAYADEPFVHLLPEGEFPRTADTVGANTALVGIAVDEAAGRVVAVSALDNLAKGTAGAAVQSANIALGFPETLGLSVDGVAP
- the pheT gene encoding phenylalanine--tRNA ligase subunit beta, translated to MRVPLRWLGESVDLPDDVSLEHVHAALVSVGFEEEDVHTYDLTGPIVVGRVLEREPEPQKNGKTINWCQVDVGESEPRGIVCGAHNFDVGDLVVVTLPGAVLPGPFPIAARKTYGHVSDGMIASARELGLGDEHDGILRFADLGMDPEVGADAIALLGLDDAAVEINVTPDRGYVMSMRGVAREYAHATGAGFRDPAARVTPRSGEGFRVTIDDRAPVRGRVGARTFVTRVVRGIDPTRTTPAWMVSRLALAGVRSISLPVDITNYVMFELGQPLHGYDLAKVRGGLGVRRAAVGETLVTLDDTTRALDPEDLVITDDDGPVGLAGVMGGARTEISDTTTDVLIEAAGFDQVSIARTARRHKLPSEASKRFERGVDPLVAEAAANRAVELLVELAGGTADTLGSTLVDAEPRPTITMRASRPADLVGVEYTDAEVIDTLRAIGATVDVDGEVLVVTPPSWRPDLTDDTTLVEEVARIVGYDRIPSVLPIAPPGRGLTRHQQARRRVSAALAADGLVEVVTAPFVSQTTQDAYPGIDGDGGPSVVLANALDSEQSLLRRSGLPALVDAARRNVSRGLVDVALYETSRVFLPTTDVQLGTDAVPAGAERPDPDTLGVLDASLPPQPFHVSALLTGNRVVKQPGVQPEPYGIADALDVARAVAWAVGVELRVAQTSHPSLHPGRAAALLVGDTVVGVAGELLPVLTEAAVLPRVVAVVELDLDALVAAAPELVSVAPIVSYPAATQDLSLVVAVDVPAGDVLEVVRSGAGELLEYARLVDDYRGRGVDEGQKSLTFALRFRATDRTLTAAEASEARDGAVRRAGERFGATLRD